DNA from Kitasatospora herbaricolor:
AGCCTGCACATCCGCCTGGTGGACGCGCTCGGTACCGGCGACGGCACCGCCGGTGAGGCCGCGACCCGGGCCCTGCTCACCGTCCACCCCGAGATCGAGCCCTCCGTCCCCGCGCCGCGGGAGCACTGAGCGCGGTCCTGACGGCGACCCCGACGAACGACATCGACCCCGACGAACGACATGAAGGCGCGGGCCCCGGCCCGCCGACCGCCTCGTAGGAGCGGCCGGCGGGCCGTGTCCGCCACCTGGGCCGACCGCCCGGCACAGTGGTCCGGCCTGCCGCGGGCGGCCCCGGGAGGGCGCCCCGGAGCGATCCCGCCGGACGGGATCGAAAGAGAGGAACCGCAGGTGGGAGGCGGCCGGGACGGGCATCGGACCCCGGATCCCGGAGGGTGTGACCCGCGCCACCAACGGCATGCGTAACACTTGACTGGTGGCAGCGATGTGTACGGAGCGGAAGCAGCTCCGGAATACCACCACCATGTCAGAATGCTGTGTTGGTCTGCGGCGCTGCTGCCGTCCTGCAAACCCAGTCCTCAAGCCCGAGTCGGTCGGAATCGACGCCGCGTGCAGTCACGCGTGATCCTTCCCCGCCCGCTCGGGCGGCCCGGTACGGGTTCGAGTCCACTCATCGTCCGAGAGGTTGTTCGTGTCGGCCAGCACATCCCGTTCGCTCCCCCCCGAGATCGCCGAGTCCGCGGCTCTGCTGGCGCTCATCGAGCGGGGCAAGGCCCAGGGGCAGATCGCCGGTGACGACGTGCGTCAGGCTTTCGAGGCGGACCAGATCCCGGTCACCAAGTGGAAGAACGTCATGCGCAGCCTCAATCAGGTCCTGATTGAGGAAGGCGTGGACCTCATGGTCAGCGCGGCCGAGCCGGCCGCCGCCAAGCGCAAGAGTGTCGCGGCCAAGAGCACCACCAAGCGCACCGCGACCAAGGCGGTCACCACCCGGACCCCGTCCGCCCCCACCAAGCCCCCGGTGCGGATCGCGCCCGGCGCGCCCGTGGCCCCGCCCGTCCCGGTCGCCGTCGCGGCCCCGGCGGTGGACGGCCCGCTCGTGGCCGCTGCCGCCGCCGACGAGCCCAAGGCCGCCGTGGCGAAGAAGGCCGCCGCGCCCGCCAAGAAGGCCGTGGCGAAGAAGGCCGCCGCGCCCGCCAAGAAGACCGCCGCCAAGAAGACCGCCGCCAAGGGCGGCAAGGGCGACGAGGAACTGATCGGCGAGGAGGAGCTGGTCGAGGAGGCCGCGCCCGGCGCCAAGGGCGAGGAGGCCGAGCCCGAGGAGGAGTCGCAGGGCTTCGTGCTCTCCGACGACGACGAGGACGACGCGCCGGCCCAGCAGGTCGCCGTCGCCGGCGCCACCGCCGACCCGGTCAAGGACTACCTCAAGCAGATCGGCAAGGTCCCGCTGCTCAACGCCGAGCAGGAGGTCGAGCTCGCCAAGCGGATCGAGGCCGGCCTCTTCGCCGAGGACAAGCTGAGCGCCGCGGACAAGCTGGCCCCCAAGCTCAAGCGCGAGCTGGAGATCATCGCCGAGGACGGCCGCCGCGCCAAGAACCACCTGCTGGAGGCCAACCTCCGCCTGGTGGTCTCGCTGGCCAAGCGCTACACCGGCCGCGGCATGCTGTTCCTGGACCTGATCCAGGAGGGCAACCTCGGTCTGATCCGCGCGGTCGAGAAGTTCGACTACACCAAGGGCTACAAGTTCTCCACGTACGCCACCTGGTGGATCCGTCAGGCGATCACCCGCGCGATGGCCGACCAGGCCCGCACCATCCGCATCCCGGTGCACATGGTCGAGGTCATCAACAAGCTGGCCCGCGTCCAGCGCCAGATGCTCCAGGACCTGGGCCGCGAGCCCACCCCGGAGGAGCTGGCCAAGGAACTCGACATGACCCCCGAGAAGGTCATCGAGGTCCAGAAGTACGGTCGCGAGCCCATTTCGCTGCACACCCCGCTCGGCGAGGACGGCGACAGCGAGTTCGGTGACCTGATCGAGGACTCCGAGGCGGTCGTCCCGGCCGACGCGGTCTCGTTCACCCTGCTCCAGGAGCAGCTGCACTCGGTGCTGGACACCCTGTCCGAGCGCGAGGCCGGCGTGGTCTCGATGCGCTTCGGCCTCACCGACGGCCAGCCGAAGACGCTGGACGAGATCGGCAAGGTCTACGGGGTCACCCGTGAGCGGATCCGCCAGATCGAGTCCAAGACCATGTCCAAGCTGCGCCACCCGTCGCGCTCCCAGGTGCTGCGCGACTACCTGGACTAGCGAAGCCGGCCGGTGCGGGACCACCCCGGTCCCGCACCGGCCGCCGCCGAGAGGCCCGGAGCACTCCGCTCCGGGCCTCTCGCGCCCGTGCCGCGGTCGCTCGGCGTCAGGCCAGCGCCACGCACCGTCGCTCGTCCGGGTGTCTTGCGCCCGCGCGGCGGTGGCTCACCGTGCCCGGTCGACTACGCTGTGCCGGTTGCCTGCCAC
Protein-coding regions in this window:
- a CDS encoding RNA polymerase sigma factor, with protein sequence MSASTSRSLPPEIAESAALLALIERGKAQGQIAGDDVRQAFEADQIPVTKWKNVMRSLNQVLIEEGVDLMVSAAEPAAAKRKSVAAKSTTKRTATKAVTTRTPSAPTKPPVRIAPGAPVAPPVPVAVAAPAVDGPLVAAAAADEPKAAVAKKAAAPAKKAVAKKAAAPAKKTAAKKTAAKGGKGDEELIGEEELVEEAAPGAKGEEAEPEEESQGFVLSDDDEDDAPAQQVAVAGATADPVKDYLKQIGKVPLLNAEQEVELAKRIEAGLFAEDKLSAADKLAPKLKRELEIIAEDGRRAKNHLLEANLRLVVSLAKRYTGRGMLFLDLIQEGNLGLIRAVEKFDYTKGYKFSTYATWWIRQAITRAMADQARTIRIPVHMVEVINKLARVQRQMLQDLGREPTPEELAKELDMTPEKVIEVQKYGREPISLHTPLGEDGDSEFGDLIEDSEAVVPADAVSFTLLQEQLHSVLDTLSEREAGVVSMRFGLTDGQPKTLDEIGKVYGVTRERIRQIESKTMSKLRHPSRSQVLRDYLD